CTTCTCGACACGGTTGCTCGACGGGGCTGCGCTCACGGTCTTTGGAGATGGCGAGCAGACGAGGGACTACGTCTTTGTGCGAGACGTCGTATCTGCCAACATGCTGGTCTCGGACCTCGAGTTGCCCGATTCGGGCGATCTCGACGATCGGGCTTTCAACGTCGGGACGGGGGTCGGTACGAGCGTCAACAGCCTCGCGGACGTACTCGAGTCGGTCGCGTCGGTGCAGCCGGGGCGGAAGCACGAGGCTGAGCGTCCGGGGGAGCTCCTGCACAGCACGTTGAACGCGGACAAACTGAGGGCCCGAGGATGGGCTCCGGCGTATTCGTTGGAACAGGGCTTGCAAGAGACCTACACGTTCATCCGAGATCTGAGGGGGGGAGGCCCCGCATGACCCTGGCGTCTCTATTGCTGTTCCAGGCGCGTCCGCCCACGAGTATCCTCGACATGGTGGTCGGTGGCACGCTCCCGACCCGGATCGTCTTGCTCATCCTCGTGGCGGCGTCACTCTTCACATGGTGGCTGATCTTCCACAAGTGGAAGCAGTTCCGAGAGGTCCGTCTGCAGGGCGACCGCTTCCTCGAGTACATGGAGCGCGCTCAGCGGCTCGATGACGCGTACAAGGCGATTCTTTCGCTGCCGGAGTCTCCGTACGGCCGGGTCTTCCGCCAGGGCGTGAACTTCTTCAGCGAGCTGCGCCCCGGCGCGCTCCGCGAGGGCGCGACACCTACCGAGGGCCTCTCGCTGACTCAGCTCGAGGCGCTGAGGCTCGTGCTGGAGAAAGAGGAAGCAGAAGAGCGAGACGAGCTCGCGCACGGGCTCGGCTGGCTCGCGACCATCGGGTCGGTCGCCCCGCTCCTGGGGCTCATGGGCACCGTCATCGGCATCATGAACGCCTTCCTGGGCATCACGTCGGCCGGCTCGAGCAACATCATGGCCGTCGCACCTGGCGTCGCCGAGGCGCTCATCACGACGGTCGCCGGCCTCGCGGTCGCGATTCCCGCGGTGATCGCCTACAACCATTTCGTGGCACAGCTGAACCTGGTGAGCGGGGAGCTAGAGGGCTTCTCGAGCGAGTTCATCGGCACGCTGGCGCGGGAGGGTCTGATCTAGTGGGTGTTGCGCCCGCCGGAGCCGACCCGGTGGCGCCGTGAGCCTGGGAACCCGCCGACGGGCGCGCGGAAGCCGGTCGGACCTTCCGGTCAACGCGGAGATCAACGTCACCAGCCTGGTCGACGTGGCATTCACACTGCTCGTGATCTTCATGATCACGATGCCGATCATGCAGGGCGGTATCGAGGTATCGGTTCCGAAGGCGGACGTGCAGCCGCTGACGTCCCAGGATCGGCCCTTCTTTATTACGGTGATTGCGGACGGTACGATCTATATGGAGGAGAGCGTGGTCACGATCGAGCAACTCGTGTCCGGGCTAGCCCAGTTGCTGAGCGCCGGTACCATCGAGCGCGTCTACCTCCGGGTGGATTCGCTCGCGCCGTTCGGCCCGGTGCTGCGCGCGATCGCGACAACCGCCAACAGCGGGGTCGGCTGGTCCTTGGTCGGCGAGCCCTACACCGGGAACTGACGAAGCATGGCACGTCGCCCGGACCCGTTCGACAAGAGGAGCATGGCGGCTTCGTTCGGCGTGCACGCGAGCATCGTCCTCGTTTTCTGGCTGAGCGGTCTCGGGCGGAGTGAACCGATGGAGTTCATCACGTACGAGATCGTG
This Gemmatimonadota bacterium DNA region includes the following protein-coding sequences:
- a CDS encoding MotA/TolQ/ExbB proton channel family protein — encoded protein: MTLASLLLFQARPPTSILDMVVGGTLPTRIVLLILVAASLFTWWLIFHKWKQFREVRLQGDRFLEYMERAQRLDDAYKAILSLPESPYGRVFRQGVNFFSELRPGALREGATPTEGLSLTQLEALRLVLEKEEAEERDELAHGLGWLATIGSVAPLLGLMGTVIGIMNAFLGITSAGSSNIMAVAPGVAEALITTVAGLAVAIPAVIAYNHFVAQLNLVSGELEGFSSEFIGTLAREGLI
- a CDS encoding biopolymer transporter ExbD, whose product is MSLGTRRRARGSRSDLPVNAEINVTSLVDVAFTLLVIFMITMPIMQGGIEVSVPKADVQPLTSQDRPFFITVIADGTIYMEESVVTIEQLVSGLAQLLSAGTIERVYLRVDSLAPFGPVLRAIATTANSGVGWSLVGEPYTGN